Below is a genomic region from Oncorhynchus masou masou isolate Uvic2021 unplaced genomic scaffold, UVic_Omas_1.1 unplaced_scaffold_9232, whole genome shotgun sequence.
tccactcagcattactaaactctgaattccccttgactcagcattactaaactctgaattcccctcgactcagcattactaaactatgaattccccctccactcagcattactaaactctgaattccccctccactcagcattactaaactatgaattccccctccactcagcattactaaactctgaattcccctccactcagcattactaaactatgaattcccctccactcagcattactaaactctgaattccctccactcagcattactaaactatgaattccctccactcagcattactaaactctgaattcccctccactcagcattactaaactctgaattccccctccactcagcattactaaactatgaattccctccactcagcattactaaactatgaattcccctccactcagcattactaaactctgaattcccctccactcagcattactaaactctgaattccctccactcagcattactaaactatgaattcccctccactcagcattactaaactctgaattcccctccactcagcattactaaactctgaattccctccacctagcattactaaactctgaattcccctccactcagcattactaaactctgaattccccttgactcagcattactaaactctgaattcccctccactcagcattactaaactctgaattcccctccactcagcattactaaactatgAATCCCCCTCCACTCAGCTTGACAGAATTCAAAACAAACATATCCattgtactacatagggaatagtgtttcATGTTGTGCCTCAGTCTCCAGTAGGGCCCTACCTGTATGAGCTCAAAGGCCCCCAGCAGTTCTCCCCCAGATTGGAATCCAGAAAACAGAGGACTGTACTGGAGCTGGGGAGGAGAGTAGGGCTGCTCTGACACCCTCACCACGGGCACTGCCACCGTGCTGCCCAGGTACTCTGCCTTGCCCTGGGGGAAAAGAAGCACAAGATGCATACAGGTGAATAAATATGTGCTGAAATCTCAGAGCACAGAGACAAATCCTTATGGGAGCAGGATAGCTACCCAATTTTAATAGGCTGTCCCGACACCAGACACTCCAACTGGATTATAAATCA
It encodes:
- the LOC135538172 gene encoding fer-1-like protein 6, with the protein product MLLMTRVTLHGDLAHLEQEPPCIVIEVYDDDALGKAEYLGSTVAVPVVRVSEQPYSPPQLQYSPLFSGFQSGGELLGAFELIQ